One genomic window of Oscillospiraceae bacterium includes the following:
- a CDS encoding phosphodiesterase, giving the protein MKLLFASDIHGSNHYLNKLVDSIDKEKPDKIVLLGDLLYHGPRNDLPLGYEPKKVIDLLNSYKEKIICVRGNCDTEVDQMVLNFPILSDYLNIFIDNLNIFVTHGHKYNKDNLPPLSKDDILIYGHTHIPLNTVVDNIICLNPGSVSIPKENSPHSFLIYENKKFIWKTIDGQEYMNCIL; this is encoded by the coding sequence ATGAAATTACTTTTTGCTTCTGATATTCATGGCTCAAATCATTATCTTAACAAATTAGTTGATTCCATAGATAAAGAAAAACCTGATAAAATTGTTCTTCTGGGAGATTTATTATATCACGGTCCAAGAAATGACTTACCTTTAGGATATGAGCCTAAAAAAGTTATAGATTTATTAAATTCATACAAAGAAAAAATTATATGCGTAAGGGGAAACTGTGATACCGAAGTTGACCAGATGGTACTTAACTTCCCTATCCTGTCAGACTATCTTAATATATTTATTGATAATCTTAATATCTTTGTAACACACGGCCATAAATATAACAAAGATAACCTTCCGCCTCTTTCAAAAGATGATATACTTATTTACGGGCATACACATATTCCTTTAAATACAGTAGTTGATAACATAATATGTTTAAATCCCGGAAGCGTATCCATACCAAAAGAAAATTCACCGCATAGTTTTTTAATTTATGAAAATAAAAAATTTATATGGAAAACTATAGACGGGCAGGAATATATGAACTGTATTTTATAA
- a CDS encoding AEC family transporter: MEIFNLTLSQMLMMFTLILVGLVLRRKTNISENAGTVMAKLETFVFVPALSLFTQMTKCTVENFKQNASLMLYGFVIVLFAILISYPLSKLFVKKQKGESMEISYQRNIYKYALTFGNYGFMGNFIALGVWGNDFFYKYSLFTFLIAIVCYSWGLYILIPKEHNVGIINNLKKGLINPPVIGLAIGMFIGLCGLTKFVPQFMITALDNAGKCQGPVAMVLAGFIIGGYNLKELLKNKKVYLVTFFRLIIIPALIMLVLKLIGANDEIMTFALIAFSTPLGLNTIVYPAAYGGDTKTGASMTTISHTLSVVTIPLMYLIFIVLL, translated from the coding sequence ATGGAAATTTTTAATCTTACGCTTTCACAAATGCTTATGATGTTTACATTGATTTTAGTAGGATTGGTATTAAGAAGAAAAACCAATATTTCCGAAAACGCAGGTACTGTAATGGCAAAACTTGAAACTTTTGTTTTTGTTCCTGCACTTTCACTTTTTACGCAAATGACAAAATGTACTGTTGAAAATTTCAAGCAAAATGCATCATTGATGCTTTATGGTTTTGTAATTGTTTTATTTGCAATTTTAATTTCTTACCCACTGTCCAAACTTTTTGTAAAAAAACAAAAAGGGGAATCTATGGAAATTTCATATCAGAGAAATATTTATAAATATGCACTTACTTTTGGAAATTACGGATTTATGGGTAACTTTATTGCTTTAGGTGTATGGGGAAATGACTTTTTTTATAAATATTCTTTGTTTACTTTTCTTATCGCAATTGTATGTTATAGTTGGGGATTATATATACTTATTCCAAAAGAACACAATGTTGGAATAATTAATAATTTAAAAAAAGGTCTTATTAATCCTCCTGTAATCGGTTTGGCGATAGGGATGTTTATAGGTCTTTGTGGGTTGACAAAGTTTGTTCCTCAATTTATGATTACTGCACTTGATAATGCGGGAAAATGTCAGGGACCTGTTGCAATGGTCCTTGCAGGGTTTATAATAGGCGGATATAATTTAAAAGAACTTTTGAAAAACAAAAAAGTATATCTTGTTACTTTTTTCAGACTCATTATAATTCCAGCACTTATAATGCTTGTGTTGAAACTGATTGGTGCAAATGATGAAATAATGACATTTGCTCTTATTGCATTTTCTACACCACTTGGGCTTAACACAATTGTTTATCCGGCTGCATATGGAGGAGATACGAAAACAGGCGCATCAATGACAACAATATCTCACACGTTATCGGTTGTTACAATCCCTTTAATGTATTTAATATTTATAGTTTTACTGTAA
- a CDS encoding DUF1846 domain-containing protein, with protein sequence MNKTGFDNNKYLKTQSEQIRKRISDFGGKLYLEFGGKLFDDFHASRVLPGFEPDSKMRMLQQLKDDVEIVITINASDIEKNKMRSDLGITYNDDVLRLIDIFESLQLYVGSVVITRYDGQAAADDFIRKLNNLNVKCYKHYPILGYPSDVPHIVSDEGLGKNDYIKTSRSLVVVTAPGPGSGKMATCLSQLYHDFKMGIKSGYAKFETFPVWNLPLKHPVNLAYEAATSDLNDVNMIDPFHLDAYGTIAVNYNRDVEIFPVLKSIFEKIQGNCPYKSPTDMGVNMAGNCIIDDEVCKNASRMEILRRYFTAKVNKIKGENNDVQVSKLELLMNQASVTTDFHPAVSYALKKANETNMPAGAMVLPNGKIVTGKTSSTLGAASALILNALKALGNISKESDLISSDVLEPICKLKTQYLKHRNPRLHTDEILIALTVSALTDPIAKLAKEQLSNLKGSDAHFSVIISEEDEKILKRLGINVSYEALYETKGLYHK encoded by the coding sequence TGAACAAATCAGGAAGAGAATTTCTGATTTTGGCGGAAAACTCTATCTTGAATTTGGAGGAAAATTATTTGACGATTTTCATGCATCCAGAGTACTGCCCGGCTTTGAGCCTGACAGCAAAATGCGTATGCTTCAGCAATTAAAAGACGATGTTGAAATTGTTATTACAATTAACGCTTCGGATATTGAGAAAAATAAAATGAGAAGCGATCTTGGAATAACATATAATGATGATGTTTTAAGACTTATTGATATTTTTGAAAGTCTTCAGTTATATGTTGGCAGTGTTGTTATAACAAGATATGACGGACAAGCTGCTGCAGATGACTTTATAAGAAAACTTAACAATCTTAATGTAAAATGTTATAAACACTATCCTATTTTAGGATATCCTTCCGATGTGCCTCATATTGTAAGTGATGAAGGGCTTGGCAAAAACGATTATATTAAAACAAGCCGTTCACTTGTAGTTGTTACTGCACCCGGTCCGGGAAGCGGCAAAATGGCAACTTGCTTAAGCCAGTTATATCACGACTTTAAAATGGGAATTAAATCAGGATATGCTAAATTTGAAACATTTCCTGTATGGAACTTACCTTTAAAGCATCCTGTTAATCTGGCATACGAAGCTGCAACATCTGATCTTAACGATGTTAATATGATAGACCCTTTCCATTTAGACGCTTATGGTACAATTGCGGTTAATTACAACAGAGATGTTGAAATTTTCCCTGTACTGAAATCTATATTTGAAAAAATTCAGGGTAACTGTCCTTATAAATCTCCTACCGACATGGGAGTTAATATGGCAGGAAACTGTATCATTGATGATGAAGTTTGCAAAAACGCATCAAGAATGGAAATTTTAAGAAGATATTTTACTGCAAAAGTTAATAAGATTAAAGGTGAAAATAATGATGTTCAGGTTTCAAAATTAGAACTTCTAATGAATCAGGCATCAGTTACAACAGATTTCCATCCCGCAGTTTCTTACGCTCTTAAAAAGGCAAATGAAACAAATATGCCTGCCGGCGCTATGGTTTTACCAAACGGTAAAATTGTTACAGGAAAAACCTCAAGCACTTTAGGTGCTGCATCTGCTCTTATACTTAATGCACTAAAAGCACTTGGCAATATTTCTAAAGAATCAGATCTTATATCTTCTGATGTTTTAGAACCTATATGCAAATTAAAAACTCAGTATTTGAAACATAGAAATCCACGTCTTCATACTGATGAAATTTTGATTGCGCTTACCGTTTCTGCTCTCACTGATCCGATTGCAAAACTTGCTAAAGAACAACTATCTAACCTTAAAGGCAGCGATGCCCATTTCTCGGTTATTATAAGCGAAGAAGATGAAAAAATCTTAAAAAGGCTTGGAATAAACGTAAGTTACGAAGCATTATATGAAACTAAAGGTCTTTATCATAAGTAG